A stretch of bacterium DNA encodes these proteins:
- the xseA gene encoding exodeoxyribonuclease VII large subunit, which translates to MTEITREIKRVIHEGFGTLWVEGEISGYKRHTSGHHYFTLKDGSAQIPCAMWRMNASRQTFPPQDGMKVQAWGNLEVYEPAGRYQLIVVQLRPAGVGELQRAFEERVEKLRAEGLFALERKRSLPKFPREIGLVTSADGAALQDMRTVAARRWPAAQLILAPVKVQGAGAAEEIAAAVDRFSHENRVNVIVVGRGGGSLEDLWAFNEEIVARAIYRSRIPVVSAVGHEVDVTIADFVADVRAPTPSAAMELVLPDRPEVVERVADLARRLSSRRAQLLRSLRERLTSLRSHWALRQPVNVVYLASQRLDEIRARFVSTCLRSLSDRRGRIERLSELAGVLSPQAMLERGYSIVRDEVGRVVRDATELQAGGFVSLTFARGEADAEIRTVRRTECYHDRENEA; encoded by the coding sequence GTGACGGAGATCACTCGCGAGATCAAGCGGGTGATCCATGAAGGATTCGGCACGCTGTGGGTCGAAGGCGAGATCTCTGGCTATAAGCGTCACACGTCCGGCCATCATTACTTCACCCTGAAAGACGGCAGCGCGCAGATTCCCTGTGCCATGTGGCGCATGAACGCGTCCCGCCAAACCTTCCCGCCGCAAGACGGCATGAAGGTGCAGGCGTGGGGGAATCTCGAAGTCTACGAGCCGGCCGGCCGCTATCAACTCATCGTCGTTCAGCTGCGTCCCGCCGGCGTCGGCGAATTGCAGCGCGCGTTCGAGGAGCGGGTGGAGAAGCTGCGCGCCGAGGGCTTGTTTGCGTTGGAACGCAAGCGCTCCCTACCGAAGTTTCCGCGGGAGATCGGTTTGGTAACCTCCGCCGACGGAGCGGCGCTGCAGGACATGCGAACCGTGGCCGCCCGCCGCTGGCCGGCGGCGCAACTGATTCTCGCGCCCGTCAAGGTACAGGGTGCCGGTGCGGCAGAGGAAATCGCCGCCGCCGTTGACCGCTTCAGCCACGAAAACCGCGTGAATGTCATCGTAGTCGGTCGGGGCGGGGGATCGCTGGAAGACCTGTGGGCGTTCAACGAAGAGATCGTTGCCCGCGCCATCTACCGCAGCCGGATTCCGGTGGTGTCCGCCGTCGGACATGAAGTGGACGTAACCATTGCCGACTTCGTGGCCGACGTGCGAGCGCCCACGCCGTCGGCGGCCATGGAACTGGTGCTTCCCGACCGCCCGGAAGTTGTCGAACGTGTAGCGGATTTGGCCCGCCGGCTCTCGTCGCGGCGAGCGCAGCTCCTGCGATCTCTCCGCGAACGCTTGACCTCGCTGCGGAGTCACTGGGCTTTGCGGCAGCCGGTCAACGTGGTCTATCTGGCCAGTCAGAGATTGGACGAAATCCGCGCGCGATTCGTTTCGACCTGCCTTCGCTCGCTGAGCGACCGGCGGGGGCGGATCGAACGACTGAGCGAGCTGGCCGGAGTGCTCAGTCCACAAGCCATGCTCGAACGCGGCTATTCCATCGTGCGCGATGAAGTCGGCCGGGTCGTGCGAGACGCCACGGAACTTCAAGCAGGAGGATTCGTTTCCCTGACGTTTGCCAGGGGCGAAGCCGACGCGGAAATACGAACGGTTCGACGGACGGAATGCTATCATGACCGAGAAAACGAAGCGTAA
- the xseB gene encoding exodeoxyribonuclease VII small subunit encodes MTEKTKRKEEPVGEPGSFEDAIERLETLVAGLESGEVPLEKSVKAFEEGQRLIAYCEKTLKAAEQALKQIAADADKALGNRDEPK; translated from the coding sequence ATGACCGAGAAAACGAAGCGTAAGGAAGAGCCTGTCGGCGAACCCGGGTCATTCGAAGACGCCATCGAACGTCTGGAGACTCTGGTTGCCGGGCTTGAATCCGGCGAGGTTCCTCTGGAGAAATCCGTTAAGGCGTTCGAAGAGGGGCAACGACTCATCGCCTATTGTGAAAAGACTCTGAAGGCGGCCGAACAGGCCTTGAAACAGATTGCGGCCGACGCCGACAAGGCGTTGGGAAACCGCGATGAGCCGAAGTAG